The Juglans regia cultivar Chandler chromosome 1, Walnut 2.0, whole genome shotgun sequence nucleotide sequence CTACTTTTTGAgttcaaatcatatatataatttgttttcctttggaTTTGTATTGCCAACGTCCTGATTGGAGTGTCCATTAATATTTGTGATGTTACCAGTGGGTATCAATACTTAAATTGAGTATCGTAATTTAGTTCCCGACATCACATAATTGATTGGAGTAACGAGATGGTATGGCACTTGACCAACAACACAATGAGATATCCAATTTATGGGTAGCATATGGTCAAGAGTGTGCAGCTGGGAAGGAATATTCAACCATGAATATAGTGCTCTATCTAGAGGGATTTCcttcttttggattttttcttaACTGTTACATGAGTATTAACAAATtgaattctataaaaaaatttgaaaaacttgaaatatGATGTTATGGTTTTTCTTCAAAACCAGAGCTGCGGGCACCCATTGAAGGGGAAGCATCAAGTATGGGCTTCATCCCTATTTCAGCCAAACCTCAATATGTTCCTCTTCGTGATGCATCTCCTCCAAAAACAAGAATTCTGCCTACTTCAACTGAAGAAGGGCGGGGACAGAAAAGTTTACTGAAGTGGAAAGGATTCAAGAAGATTGATCGCATCTATGCTGATTGGCTTGATGATGTGCCGCTAGCGCAACACCTGCCAAGCAAAGTGGAAAGCTGAGCTCAGTTCTTGTATAGCAGCAGCTTCTCATTTGgattaagaaatttaaagaCTCACGCTTCtaagtttcaaaattttggtcTTTAGAATAAATTTTAGTCTTTTCAAAGCCTCTTATGGCTACAGAATTCCCTCTTTCTCAAGTATTTGGTCATTGGTGGTCAGGATCAGGTTGATTGGTTGGTTTGTCATTACTTTTCTTCTTTATAAAgcatattttcttctaaaaaatgaTATGTGAAGTACAGTTTGATTACTGGAAGCAGCTATTGTCATTAGAACATTAAATAAGAGTCCTTGATGGTTCAAATGTAATTTCTACGCGTGCTAAAGCCCTTAACGATGATGTGTAGCAAAGCCTTCAGATTCTCCAGCTTTGACACTCTATAGTAACATTTTCAAACCAATTGGTTTAGTTTATCCAGTTCCGTATATGtaataattaggggtgtaaggAGTTTAGTCCGGACCGGAAAAACCGACCGAACCGAACCATTCAGTCCGGATCGAACTGGATTGAACTCCAGACTGGTCGGTCTTGGTCCCATAAATTATGGACTGAGAAAATTCAATCCGGTCTCAAGATCTATAAATTCTGGATCGAACTAGACCAgactaaatttttatatatatttttaaaatatttttaataatttaatatattatttttgttttggttcttaTGGATGTTCAGTCTGGtctagtttgaaaaaaatgatagatcaAAATTTTTGATCCATCATCTCCCAGACTGGACTGATTTACACTCCATAATGTAATGTCTCCCAAGTTTCCTTCACCAACTTTCAGTACATTTTGTTCCAGTATTAAGATGCATCCCCGTCGACACAATATATATGGTTATTCCAGAAAATGCTACTTTTAATACAACACATCCAATATGGATGTTatgagtatatattttctttgtaaatttgGTGAATTTTCTTACTATGCTCACATTTTGGCTCACCACGCCATgcaaggaaataaaattaagaaaaaaaaaatctatatttaacATCAAAACTCAGCATGATAGTGAAGTTCATCACatcaattattatatttttatattgacttttaaataaatagaaaatagcAAAACTCTTGCGACTACGAACTTCACCACTCGTGCGCCTTGGCTCTACGACTTGACCAACGGAAAAATGGTCTGAACGAGGACAGATGTCATTACTACAGCACTTGGAGTCATCACCTAACTCAGCTCCTCAGTTTCCTCTCCTTCTTGAAAACATAGCCACATCTCAATGGACAATGATAGTCATgctctccctcctctcttcctcaacttcctcttccctcctttctctctctagaaaactCTGTCTTCAGACCTTCACAAGAACTTTTTCAcgcagcagcagcagcactaCCATGGCCATAAACTTGCAGTCCCATGCCTTTGCCGGCAATTCTTTGAGATCCAAGACCCCAAAACCCGAAGACCCACGTTCACCAATCACAGCCCTTGAAACCCTCAAGACCCAGCTCTTAGATGCTAATCCCCACCACCAGCTTTCTTCCCCTTCTTTCAAGGTCCTGCCTTTCCTGAAAGGCAGGCCCTTGGCGGCTTCGGGTGCTGGACCCGGTGACTCGTCCCCAAATTGGCATCTGGGTTGGATTAGTTTGGCAGATTGCAAGGGTTACTTGGCCAATTCCGGGGTCGAGTTGAGCGGTGACTCGATGGTGTACCTGGGTTCGTGGCCCGAGGAGGATGTCGTCTATTGGGCAATTGATGTTTCTGGTGAGGGTGGTCTCGTGCCTGAGTTTGGGAGCAAGCAGCTCTGCTTTGTTGAGCTGAGGACGCTAATGGTAGCGACGGATTGGGCCAATGCGCGAGCTATGGGGGAATTGGCTGTTGCTGGCCATGTAAGTGGTTGTGGTTATTTGGTGAGCTTGTGATTCATTGGGATATGCGTGCTAAATATGCCCCTTTTTTTCGTTTTTGACAGAAATAATTTTCCATCCAACTTAAGAAAGAATTATATCATAGAATCAACAAGTACGTTATGTTTGATAAAGTCTGGAAAAGAGTGCGAACAGACAATCATGTCTTCCACATACTTGGCGCGTCTAGCTAATTTGTGACTTGCCCCATTTCTTTCTGTACCAACCTGGGTAACCTTCGGACTGTTGAAAACTTATGAATGAAGCTCTAATCTCCTCAGACAAACTGCCAAAGAAGACAAATCTTGGGAGGAAGAATTAACGTCAACCATTCTGAAGAGTCACTTTCTAATAACGTCTCATATTTCTCTGTGAAATTCATTTGTAAAGCCCTCATCATTGCAAGAGCTTCAATATCTTCCGCACCCCTCACCTCATGCTCCAATTTTTGCTCATAGCCATAATTACCCTACATTTCTCATCCCATAATATAGCTTCCATTCTAGATCTGTGGAGATCAGCAAATAAAGCACCATCCACATAAGTTTTAGAGTTCCTAAGAGGGTAGTTGTCATCTAAGAATCTTCTTCTTATTCCggttctgatttttttttttcacgctGTTGAATAATGAAAATCAGGTGATAATTGTTGGTATGTGCTAATTGAGCCTCTCCAGATAGCAATTTAAGCGTTTGGGTTAGATGCTTTACGTGGTCAGCTTTTGGGTTAGACGCTAtagcatggtatcagagcccggCTGGTTCCACATGCCAGGtccatttgaatatttgaagcCTGAACATGAGAGGAGGTGTTGTAGAACACCATACTGAATGGTTTAGACTTTGATTGGATGatcttaacaataataatgatttGTGCTAAAAAAGTGTTTATGTGCTTAATAGGTGAAccaataaaattttggtttgGCGCCCTATAAACATTTCTTAATCATGGATTTTGGTTTCAATGAATTTAGTTTAGATGCTGATTGAAAAGATCAAAATTTGGCTATGTGGCAGATTGAATGTTACAAATTTTGTGAATTCAGCTGGGAAGTGTCTGTATGGTACTTGCTAAAAATTTCTGTATGGGAAATCAAACTTGGtgtgataattattttattcagatATTATGGTGAATCTTTCCCGAGTGACCTCAGTTTGATGATAAGAATGCAAGAAACCAATAGCTGACTTGTACAAGTACTTTTGTGTGCAAGATCGATACAAGATATGCGTAACGTTCTACTCTtagttcttttttaattatacacaatggtttttctgttttttctattACTTgcatatattttaagaaatcaTTCAGAGATTTGGATAACTTCTTGCCAGATTTCTATAAAAGATTTCTAACTATACTTCCAGTCTCTGCAAATTTATAGAACTATACATAAAAAGTAATGCATCCTGAGGTTGGACAGATATATATGCTTGCTTGCTCATGCTTCTAGTTTGTGACATCTCAGATTCCTTCTGTATTTCTCTTGCTCTTGCCTTATATTATCTGTTCTCTTCCTGCATTATAGCATAGTTAAAGGTTGCTGAGAGTGGCACATTTTTTTCCGGTCATTTGATTTGATTAGGCCAGGGCATTGCTAGAATGGCATAGCGTATCACGATTTTGTGGACATTGTGGAGAGAAAACAGTCCCAATGGAAGCTGGGAGGCGGAAGCAATGTTCGAATGAGTTGTGCAAAACGAGGATTTACCCTCGTGTTGATCCAGTATGCTTATGCTCAATATCCTCTACTTAAAGCGGTCACTAAAAACCTCTATAAAATGGATGCTTTAAGTTTCAAGTTGATTTGTGTGGATTAATCTTATTACAGGTTGTCATCATGTTGGTCATTGATAGAGAGAACGACCGTGCACTCTTAAGTAGACAATCAAGATTTGTACCCCGTATGTGGAGCTGCTTAGCTGGTTTTATAGAGGTATGAGCTTGGCCAACTTTTAAGTGCTGCCTTTTTAGGCCTTATTTATCAATTTCTAAACCTATCATCATTAGATTGATGTGGGCCCAACCCCCAACGTAAATAAAATGTTAGATTGATTTTCCGACAGTTTAAATTAGGTCATTTGGCCTGAAGTAGGATCCTTCTCTATGTCTCTGTGACCCAGTTATAACCATGATCAtctaaatctcaaatttttgcTTTCCATTAACtcatcaataatttaataaattgttgtagtcttgtctttaatttttttttaataaattattaaaaattacattaattttagGCTTTCTATTCTCTTTAGCCAGGAGAAAGCTTGGAAGAGGCAGTGAGAAGAGAAACATGGGAGGAGACTGGTATTGAAGTAGGAGAAGTCATATACCATAGCTCTCAACCGTGGCCTGGTATAACTTATGCAAAGCACATTTTCTCAGCATACGTTAGATTACTCAATATGGTAAAAATGATggtaatattaatatcattaatgATAATGGTGCTTTATCTGTTGACATTTGTCAGCTCTACAGAAATCAGGTTTTTGTTAACATACATATTAAGTGGGCATTTTCATTGGAAGTAAAAAAACATTGAACTAAATTTATTGCAAATTTTCATTTCCTTGGTTGCAAGGTTCccaatttctaaaatttagaaTCTTCATCTacatttctccttttctttatttcctttagTTTTGTGAAAATAGTTTTCTTACCTTCCTCATTGTAATCCTTCTGacttaaaaatagtttttgctGGAATCATCTGTGTAAACCATCTGAAAGATTGTTTATCTTAATTCTATTTTTCAATCCCCTTGGGTTTccaattaaaattttttgagtattttgataattaataaaatttattgatcctcataacttggcatagcccaaatacacaagTAGTATACAAGAGAGGAATACCTAATTACAACCTaaagatgagaaaatattttagtattatcaAAATACAGGGCCATGAACACTCTTTcttctgtttcttctttttttttttttttcaaatgtttctTCGGATGTTATGTTCAATAATTGAACCATAAgcttaccgatcaaaaaaaaaaaagggagaaccATTAGCTTCCTAATTGTTCTGTCAGCATTTGTTTGTGTAAAGAGACACTTTATAGCATCGGTTTGTTTTGCAGTATCTGTATCTTTTGGATTTATTAGTTGATTTTTCAGCCCCGTGTGTTTCTATAATGGCCGTTGAGTTTGATGTCCTCTATTTCCCTGGTAGTATAGATGCAACAATGTAGACAATTTCCATattaattttcagtttttgtcTGTTGATACtattctcttgattttgtttatttccaGTTGGACCAAGTAGCATTCCATGCCAGTTGATGGTTggctttcatgcatatgcaaaatcactAGAAATAAACGTGGACAAGGAAGAGTTGGAAGGTATTTTGAACATTCAGCAATGTTTCAATTgaccttttttcttctttttttaattcctttgCATTTTCtcgagaaaaacaaaaatcctaTTTCTAGTTTATGTGAGGgcacttatcaaaaagaatatgtgAAGGGTAATTTTTACCTGACCTCATCAAAACGAGTCAGCTTAGTGGTAAGGCTAGAATTACCACATAAAGGTACATTGAGATTCAATGTTCTTTACAATACGGGGATTGGTCTATTTGGATGGGGCTTTGTTAATGTGTAATTGATCTGTATCATTTTGTATGGATATTCATTTCACAGCAAAAGCATGGCTTGTGAAACTTCTTGGAGAGAAACtagaattaatatttattttgactgCATAGTTTACTAATGTTTAACTTGAATTGAATtgacaaataatcatttttacagTGATTACAGATGCGAATACTCGAATAGGCATCAGCTGCAAAGTTTTTTTGTACCCCTTTTGCCCTCATGGCACACGTTAGAagttaaaactataaataatctTGCTATATCTTTGTCTAGATGCTCAGTGGCACAGTAGAGAAGATGTGAAAAAAGCTCTGACATTTGCCGAATACAAAAAAGCTCAAGAAACTGCAGCAGTCAGGGTGGAACAGATGTGCAAGGGAGTTGAGAAAGGACAGAACTTGGCTGCGGACTTCAATGTGGAAAGTGGTGAACTTACTCCCATGTTTATCCCTGGGCCATTTGCCATTGCCCATCACCTCATCTCGTCCTGGGTCTACCAAGATGCTATCAATGGCCTTCAAGCTCATTCAAAAGAACCTAGTGGTTCTCTATCAAATTTGTAGTAGTGGCTCAATTCAGTTTTAAGACAGCATAAAAGTCCAGAATCCCCCACTCATGGAGTGAGTTTCTTTTTTTGACCAAAGGTTAGTCTCCCTACATTGTTTCTCAAGACGATAAAGGGTAGTCGGAGCCTCGGCAACGTGGATATTCTATCCTGTCCTGGTCATAAAAGATTATGCCGCCTCTGGAATGATAGGGcggttttctttatttgttataCAAATATAACTCATATCTTGTTGAATTTGTTATTGTTACACCTACTCATGTTCTAAAACCTGTGATTCTATCTTGTATCCACATGCTTCAGTTGTATGGTTGGTTGCTTCATATAGGAATAGAGCCAGTGATGCACACAAGTCCAAATATCGATTTAGAGCATCTGTCTCgcatttcttttcttatatcTGAGCTTCCTCAAAGTGCAAGGATCTTGTGccttttctccatttttcaATTTGTGCGGCTGATCTAGTAGTCACCCACTTTATTTGAACATCCCAGTAGCATTTCCATGGGACATGCGTAGCTTGGTTGCAGGAGTCAACAATGGGCTATAAAAGAGGGGGTGAGAAAGTGAATGATCAGTGTCACAGGGTGATTGTTTTATATGTTCTTATCTGGATAAAGAAACTGTTTGTGATATAGAACTTTTATGCAGGTTCTGTAAGAGTAATATTTTTGACAGATTATGGCTGTTTGGGGTTTGGAGCTTGATATTTGATGACCAACATTCACATATTTGTAGCCAATCTAATGATACTGCCCTGTGATGCTGGAGTACTGTTTAAATGCAATCTCGCAAGGAATTCCACATAATGTTTAAATGGTTATTACCAGAAAGATCAAATGCATGACCTTTTTCGAATGGATGTTACGAGTTGAATTAAGATGCAAAAGATAAGAACCAAAACTTAAAAGTGAACAATGATAAGCTTCAAGTGGCTTCATCTTTGATCTGCTTAGCTCCCTGGCAACACACTTACCTACATGAAGCTCCTCACTGCTCAAAACACCCCTTTCCGCTGCAACCCATAGATTTATTCCTGTTCTTagtcttcttctcttcttccttttcttcattGTTGTCTTGTTAGCTG carries:
- the LOC109006261 gene encoding nudix hydrolase 19, chloroplastic gives rise to the protein MIVMLSLLSSSTSSSLLSLSRKLCLQTFTRTFSRSSSSTTMAINLQSHAFAGNSLRSKTPKPEDPRSPITALETLKTQLLDANPHHQLSSPSFKVLPFLKGRPLAASGAGPGDSSPNWHLGWISLADCKGYLANSGVELSGDSMVYLGSWPEEDVVYWAIDVSGEGGLVPEFGSKQLCFVELRTLMVATDWANARAMGELAVAGHARALLEWHSVSRFCGHCGEKTVPMEAGRRKQCSNELCKTRIYPRVDPVVIMLVIDRENDRALLSRQSRFVPRMWSCLAGFIEPGESLEEAVRRETWEETGIEVGEVIYHSSQPWPVGPSSIPCQLMVGFHAYAKSLEINVDKEELEDAQWHSREDVKKALTFAEYKKAQETAAVRVEQMCKGVEKGQNLAADFNVESGELTPMFIPGPFAIAHHLISSWVYQDAINGLQAHSKEPSGSLSNL